Proteins encoded within one genomic window of Acinetobacter sp. YWS30-1:
- the carB gene encoding carbamoyl-phosphate synthase large subunit, with product MAKRTDIKSILIIGAGPIVIGQACEFDYSGAQACKALREEGYRVILVNSNPATIMTDPAMADATYIEPITWQTVAAIIEKERPDAVLPTMGGQTALNCALALDANGILEKYNVELIGATKEAIEKAEDRKLFDEAMRKIGLECPKAAIAESMEEALEIQARFGFPVIIRPSFTMGGSGGGIAYNREEFLEICERGFDLSPTHQLLIDESLIGWKEYEMEVVRDKNDNCIIVCAIENFDPMGVHTGDSITVAPAQTLTDKEYQLMRNASLAVLREIGVETGGSNVQFGINPKDGRMVIIEMNPRVSRSSALASKATGFPIAKIAAKLAVGYTLDELKNDITGGTTPASFEPAIDYVVTKIPRFNFEKFPQADATLTTQMKSVGEVMAIGRNFQESVNKALRGLEVGATGFDEKIEVGTEGAREKILQELKVPGPERIWYVADAFRHGFTLDEVFAATNIDRWFLIQIEDIVKTEEQIKSLGFGDLNADNIRSFKRKGLSDHRIANLMGISQKQFRKHRWNLGVTPVYKRVDTCAAEFESDTAYMYSTYDEECESNPSNRDKIMVIGGGPNRIGQGIEFDYCCVHAALAMRDDGYETIMVNCNPETVSTDYDTSDRLYFEPITLEDVLEIVRTEKPKGIIVQYGGQTPLKLARALEEAGAPIIGTSPDAIDRAEDRERFQQMIQRLQLRQPNNSIVKSAEEGMAEAAKVGYPLVVRPSYVLGGRAMEIVYNDEELKRYLRDAVQASNEAPVLLDHFLDDAIEVDVDCVSDGKDVVIGGIMQHIEQAGIHSGDSACSIPPYSLSEDVQNEMRRQTIAMAKELGVVGLMNVQFAVKGDDVYILEVNPRASRTVPFVSKCIGESLAKVAARCMAGQSLESQGFTKEIIPAHFSVKEAVFPFNKFPGVDPILGPEMKSTGEVMGVGKTFGEAFYKAVLGSNDRLPGLPTEGEVKHAFISVRDSDKPRAVGIAKQLADFGFKILATGGTYDVIKAAGIECERVNKVTEGRPNIVDRLKNGEIHLIINTTEGKQAQQDSFSIRRSALQGKVYHTTTLNGADAVCQALAIKLPMDVYRLQDLTVG from the coding sequence ATGGCTAAACGTACTGACATTAAAAGCATCTTGATCATTGGTGCTGGTCCGATCGTCATCGGTCAAGCATGTGAGTTTGACTACTCAGGTGCTCAAGCATGTAAAGCGCTTCGTGAAGAAGGCTACCGCGTTATTCTGGTGAACTCTAACCCAGCGACCATTATGACCGACCCTGCAATGGCAGATGCGACGTATATCGAACCGATTACCTGGCAGACTGTTGCAGCAATCATTGAAAAAGAACGTCCAGATGCTGTGCTTCCAACGATGGGTGGCCAGACTGCACTGAACTGTGCCCTTGCACTGGATGCCAACGGTATTCTTGAAAAATACAACGTTGAACTGATCGGCGCGACCAAAGAAGCGATCGAAAAAGCAGAAGACCGCAAACTGTTTGACGAAGCAATGCGTAAAATTGGTCTGGAATGTCCAAAAGCGGCTATTGCTGAATCTATGGAAGAAGCACTTGAGATTCAAGCGCGCTTCGGTTTCCCTGTAATTATCCGTCCATCATTCACGATGGGTGGTTCAGGCGGTGGTATTGCTTACAACCGTGAAGAATTCCTGGAAATCTGTGAACGTGGTTTCGACCTCTCTCCTACTCACCAGTTACTGATCGATGAATCACTGATTGGCTGGAAAGAGTACGAGATGGAAGTTGTTCGTGACAAAAACGACAACTGTATCATTGTATGTGCGATCGAAAACTTCGACCCAATGGGCGTACACACAGGTGACTCGATCACTGTTGCGCCTGCACAAACACTGACTGATAAAGAATACCAGTTAATGCGTAATGCATCTTTAGCGGTTCTTCGTGAAATCGGTGTTGAAACAGGTGGTTCTAACGTTCAGTTCGGTATTAACCCGAAAGATGGCCGTATGGTAATCATCGAGATGAACCCACGTGTATCGCGTTCATCTGCACTGGCATCTAAAGCCACTGGTTTCCCGATTGCGAAAATCGCAGCGAAACTGGCTGTTGGTTATACCCTTGATGAACTGAAAAATGACATCACTGGCGGTACGACTCCAGCATCATTCGAACCGGCAATTGACTACGTTGTTACCAAGATTCCACGTTTCAACTTCGAAAAATTCCCGCAAGCTGATGCAACACTGACTACACAGATGAAATCTGTAGGTGAAGTCATGGCGATCGGCCGTAACTTCCAGGAATCTGTGAACAAAGCACTTCGCGGTCTTGAAGTTGGCGCTACTGGTTTTGATGAAAAAATCGAAGTGGGTACTGAAGGTGCACGCGAGAAGATTCTTCAAGAACTTAAAGTTCCAGGTCCAGAACGTATCTGGTATGTGGCTGATGCATTCCGTCACGGTTTCACTCTAGACGAAGTATTTGCGGCAACCAACATCGACCGCTGGTTCCTGATTCAGATCGAAGACATCGTTAAAACTGAAGAACAAATCAAATCTTTAGGTTTTGGTGATCTTAACGCTGACAATATCCGTTCATTTAAACGTAAAGGTTTATCTGACCACCGTATTGCCAACCTGATGGGTATTTCACAAAAACAATTCCGTAAGCACCGTTGGAACCTGGGCGTCACTCCAGTCTACAAACGTGTGGATACATGTGCAGCAGAGTTTGAATCTGATACTGCTTATATGTACTCAACTTATGACGAAGAGTGTGAATCTAATCCGTCTAACCGTGACAAGATCATGGTAATTGGTGGTGGTCCTAACCGTATCGGTCAAGGTATCGAGTTCGATTACTGCTGTGTACATGCTGCTTTGGCAATGCGTGATGACGGTTATGAAACCATCATGGTGAACTGTAACCCTGAAACGGTTTCAACTGACTATGACACGTCTGACCGTCTGTACTTCGAACCGATTACACTTGAAGACGTTCTTGAAATCGTACGTACTGAAAAACCGAAAGGCATTATCGTGCAGTACGGCGGTCAAACTCCACTGAAACTGGCTCGTGCTTTGGAAGAAGCTGGTGCGCCAATTATCGGTACATCTCCTGATGCCATTGACCGTGCAGAAGACCGTGAACGTTTCCAACAAATGATTCAACGTTTGCAACTTCGTCAACCGAACAACAGCATCGTAAAATCTGCTGAAGAAGGTATGGCTGAAGCAGCGAAAGTTGGCTACCCATTAGTGGTACGTCCTTCTTATGTGCTTGGTGGTCGTGCGATGGAAATCGTATACAACGACGAAGAATTAAAACGCTACTTACGTGATGCTGTACAAGCATCGAATGAGGCGCCTGTTCTTCTGGATCACTTCCTTGATGATGCGATTGAAGTTGACGTGGACTGCGTATCTGACGGTAAAGACGTGGTGATCGGCGGTATTATGCAGCACATTGAACAAGCCGGTATTCACTCTGGTGACTCTGCATGTTCGATTCCTCCATATTCATTGTCTGAAGACGTGCAAAACGAAATGCGTCGTCAAACCATCGCTATGGCTAAAGAGCTTGGCGTTGTAGGCTTGATGAACGTTCAGTTTGCAGTTAAAGGTGATGATGTTTACATTCTGGAAGTGAACCCTCGTGCTTCTCGTACGGTTCCGTTCGTTTCTAAATGTATCGGTGAATCTTTAGCAAAAGTAGCTGCACGTTGTATGGCTGGCCAATCTCTTGAGTCTCAAGGCTTTACCAAAGAGATTATCCCTGCTCACTTCTCTGTGAAAGAAGCAGTATTCCCATTCAACAAATTCCCTGGTGTTGACCCGATCCTTGGCCCTGAAATGAAATCTACAGGTGAAGTGATGGGTGTTGGTAAAACATTTGGTGAGGCATTCTACAAAGCTGTTCTAGGCTCTAACGATCGTTTACCAGGTCTGCCAACTGAAGGCGAAGTGAAACATGCATTCATCTCTGTACGTGATTCTGATAAACCACGTGCGGTAGGTATTGCGAAGCAGCTTGCTGACTTCGGCTTCAAGATTCTTGCGACTGGCGGCACATACGATGTGATTAAAGCTGCAGGTATTGAATGTGAACGTGTAAATAAAGTAACCGAAGGCCGTCCAAACATTGTAGACCGCTTGAAAAATGGTGAAATTCACCTCATTATCAATACCACTGAAGGTAAACAAGCTCAGCAGGATTCATTCTCGATCCGTCGCTCTGCGCTTCAAGGTAAGGTATACCATACCACTACCCTGAATGGTGCTGATGCTGTATGCCAAGCTTTAGCAATTAAATTGCCGATGGATGTATATCGTTTGCAAGATTTAACAGTAGGTTAA
- the greA gene encoding transcription elongation factor GreA, whose amino-acid sequence MQRYPMTPEGKLALEKELHQLKTVDRPRITAAIAEAREHGDLKENAEYHAAREQQGFCEGRIQDIEGKLGACQVIDVKELEQNGRVVFGVTVTIENLDTEERKTYKIVGDDEADFKINKISVNSPIARGLLGKNEGDDVKIVTPQGEVEYEIVSVEYI is encoded by the coding sequence ATGCAACGTTATCCTATGACTCCCGAAGGCAAACTTGCCTTAGAGAAAGAATTACACCAACTGAAAACTGTGGATCGTCCACGTATTACTGCAGCGATTGCAGAGGCACGTGAGCATGGGGATTTAAAAGAAAACGCGGAATATCATGCTGCGCGTGAGCAGCAAGGTTTCTGTGAAGGCCGTATTCAGGACATCGAAGGTAAACTGGGCGCTTGCCAGGTGATTGATGTTAAAGAACTGGAGCAAAACGGTCGTGTAGTTTTTGGTGTCACTGTGACTATTGAGAATCTAGACACTGAAGAACGCAAAACTTACAAAATCGTAGGTGATGATGAAGCAGACTTTAAGATCAACAAGATCTCTGTGAACTCTCCGATCGCGCGTGGCCTGCTGGGTAAAAACGAAGGCGACGATGTGAAAATCGTGACACCACAAGGTGAAGTCGAATACGAAATTGTAAGCGTTGAATATATCTAA
- a CDS encoding TetR/AcrR family transcriptional regulator, which translates to MSVREQKMAETRKKLIEVARRAFAEYGYADTSMDKLTAEAGLTRGALYHHFGDKKGLFAAVVDQIDSEMAEYAGQHLEQPDDLWEGLMLEGRTYIEHALNAEFQRIVLRDGPAVLGDPAHWPSQNKCLQSTRECVEQLLVEGRLKPVDALAAAVLLNGAAMNAALWVASSEDPAQVLPQALQAFEALASGFLK; encoded by the coding sequence ATGTCTGTACGTGAACAAAAAATGGCGGAAACCCGCAAAAAACTCATAGAAGTCGCACGTCGTGCATTTGCTGAATACGGTTATGCGGACACTTCCATGGATAAGCTCACGGCAGAAGCAGGGCTAACCCGGGGTGCGCTATACCATCATTTTGGTGATAAAAAGGGCTTATTTGCTGCCGTGGTCGATCAGATTGATTCAGAAATGGCTGAATATGCCGGGCAACATCTGGAGCAGCCTGATGATCTATGGGAGGGATTGATGCTTGAAGGGCGTACCTATATCGAACATGCTTTAAATGCTGAGTTCCAACGGATTGTGCTACGTGATGGTCCGGCAGTATTAGGGGACCCCGCACATTGGCCAAGTCAAAATAAATGCCTGCAGTCGACACGTGAATGCGTAGAACAGTTACTGGTTGAAGGTAGATTAAAACCAGTTGATGCACTTGCTGCGGCAGTCTTGCTAAATGGTGCAGCAATGAATGCAGCACTATGGGTCGCTTCTAGTGAGGATCCTGCACAGGTCTTACCTCAGGCTTTACAGGCATTTGAAGCCTTGGCATCTGGCTTCTTAAAATAA
- a CDS encoding RidA family protein — protein sequence MTRTAIFPQDRHALYEQHGYSAAIKSQDLLFVSGQVGSREDGSPEPDFEKQVEQAFENLAATLAAAGCTFDDIVDVTTFHTDPEQQFESIMKVKNQIFTQRPYPNWTAVGVTWLAGFDFEIKVIARIPQSAKAM from the coding sequence ATGACTAGAACTGCAATATTTCCCCAAGATCGCCATGCCCTGTATGAACAACATGGTTATTCTGCTGCAATCAAATCGCAAGATTTACTCTTTGTTTCTGGTCAGGTTGGTAGCCGTGAAGATGGTAGTCCTGAACCTGACTTTGAGAAACAGGTAGAACAAGCCTTTGAAAACTTGGCTGCTACATTGGCAGCAGCTGGCTGTACTTTCGATGATATTGTCGATGTCACGACTTTTCACACCGATCCTGAACAGCAATTTGAAAGCATTATGAAAGTTAAAAACCAGATTTTTACGCAAAGGCCCTATCCGAATTGGACAGCTGTGGGGGTGACCTGGCTGGCAGGTTTTGACTTCGAAATCAAAGTCATTGCGCGTATTCCTCAATCCGCTAAGGCCATGTAA
- a CDS encoding CatB-related O-acetyltransferase yields the protein MAEKLINSPVNHWCEFEFISKTVKNPNIHIKGNYSYYSAYWDQGFERCVVRYLHDKPATPEKPIDQLYIGNFVCFGAECVIMMGGNQLHRTDWISAFPFDTRSFVPAGDTVIGDGCWIGSRAMIMQGVKLGEGAVVATGAVVTKDVPPYAVVGGVPAKIIKYRFPDEDIEKLLALKLYDLDEKQFLKMREQLQTDDVRSLLHAFTALE from the coding sequence ATGGCTGAAAAGTTGATTAATTCCCCTGTGAACCATTGGTGTGAGTTCGAATTCATCTCGAAAACGGTGAAGAATCCAAATATTCATATTAAGGGCAATTACAGTTATTACTCAGCCTATTGGGATCAAGGTTTTGAGCGTTGTGTGGTGCGTTATCTGCATGACAAGCCAGCCACACCAGAGAAACCAATTGACCAGCTTTATATCGGTAATTTCGTCTGTTTTGGTGCAGAATGCGTGATTATGATGGGTGGCAACCAATTACACCGCACGGATTGGATTTCAGCATTTCCGTTCGATACACGTAGTTTTGTACCTGCTGGCGACACAGTCATTGGTGATGGATGCTGGATTGGCTCACGTGCCATGATTATGCAGGGTGTAAAGCTTGGTGAAGGTGCTGTGGTGGCAACAGGTGCTGTGGTAACGAAAGATGTGCCACCTTATGCTGTTGTCGGTGGCGTACCTGCGAAAATTATTAAATATCGTTTCCCTGATGAAGATATTGAAAAACTGCTTGCTCTTAAGCTATATGACTTAGATGAAAAGCAGTTTTTAAAAATGCGTGAGCAGTTGCAGACGGATGATGTTAGATCACTGCTACATGCCTTTACTGCGCTTGAATAA
- a CDS encoding YfhL family 4Fe-4S dicluster ferredoxin yields MSLYITDECINCDVCEPVCPNEAIFMGDVIYEINPDLCTECVGHHDKPQCQLFCPVDCIPLDPNHAETREELQAKYEKLTAQKTSSN; encoded by the coding sequence GTGTCTTTATATATCACCGATGAATGTATCAATTGTGATGTCTGTGAACCTGTCTGTCCGAATGAGGCAATTTTTATGGGTGACGTCATCTATGAAATTAACCCGGACTTATGTACAGAATGCGTCGGACATCACGACAAACCACAGTGCCAGTTATTTTGTCCTGTGGACTGTATCCCGCTTGATCCGAACCATGCCGAGACCCGTGAGGAGCTTCAGGCCAAGTATGAAAAACTGACTGCTCAAAAAACATCAAGCAATTAG
- the coaD gene encoding pantetheine-phosphate adenylyltransferase — MTKTRVIYPGTFDPITNGHIDLVTRAAKMFDEVVVAIAIGHHKNPVFSLEERVELAQTSLSHLNNVEFVGFDGLLVNFFREQNATAVLRGLRAVSDFEYEFQLANMNRQLDSHFEAVFLTPSEQYSFISSTLVREIARLRGDVTKFVPPNVVEAFERKLQQGW, encoded by the coding sequence ATGACTAAAACTCGTGTAATTTATCCGGGAACTTTTGATCCGATCACCAATGGCCATATTGATTTGGTGACCCGCGCAGCAAAGATGTTTGATGAAGTTGTAGTTGCAATTGCAATCGGACATCACAAAAACCCGGTATTTAGTCTGGAAGAACGAGTTGAACTGGCCCAAACGTCATTAAGCCATTTGAACAATGTTGAATTTGTAGGATTTGATGGCCTGCTGGTGAACTTCTTCCGCGAGCAGAATGCTACAGCGGTATTACGTGGTTTACGTGCAGTGTCCGATTTTGAGTATGAATTCCAGCTGGCCAACATGAACCGTCAACTGGATTCTCATTTTGAAGCGGTATTTTTAACCCCTTCAGAGCAATATTCTTTTATTTCATCCACATTGGTGCGTGAAATTGCTCGTTTAAGAGGTGATGTGACCAAGTTTGTTCCGCCAAACGTGGTTGAAGCCTTCGAGCGTAAACTTCAGCAAGGTTGGTAG
- the smpB gene encoding SsrA-binding protein SmpB, whose product MAKATVVKKNNGGTIALNKRARHDYFIEEKFEAGLSLQGWEVKSLRAGRMSIVESYITFKNGEAFLFGAQIQPLLSASTHVVPEATRTRKLLLKRREIEKLMGAINQKGYSCVPLACYWKGPHAKLEIALVKGKQLHDKRASEKDRDWQRDKARIFHK is encoded by the coding sequence ATGGCGAAAGCAACTGTAGTTAAAAAAAATAACGGCGGAACGATTGCTCTGAACAAACGTGCCCGTCACGATTATTTTATTGAAGAAAAATTTGAAGCTGGGCTTTCCTTGCAAGGCTGGGAAGTAAAATCCCTGCGTGCCGGTCGTATGAGTATTGTGGAGAGCTATATCACCTTTAAAAATGGTGAGGCGTTCCTGTTCGGCGCACAGATTCAGCCTTTACTGAGTGCATCTACCCATGTTGTCCCTGAAGCAACGCGTACCCGTAAACTGCTGCTGAAACGCCGTGAAATTGAAAAACTCATGGGCGCGATCAACCAGAAAGGTTATTCCTGTGTACCACTGGCCTGTTACTGGAAAGGCCCGCATGCCAAGCTGGAAATTGCGTTGGTAAAAGGTAAACAGTTACACGACAAACGTGCATCTGAAAAAGACCGTGACTGGCAACGTGATAAAGCGCGTATTTTCCATAAATAA
- a CDS encoding flavodoxin family protein, whose product MSLSSQSAAIVYHSPYGHTAKVANFIAEGAQKTGVQVHMMNVEQVDWEVLDAADAIVFGCPTYMGSLTSAMKLFMEQSSKRWLARSWQGKLAAAFTNGGGLSGDKLAVLQQINLFAMQHGMLWSGLPLMPTGRATTDLNRMSSFLGLMTQSDNAPVEVTPPEGDLQTAIWFGEYIALTLARLNLKA is encoded by the coding sequence ATGTCCCTATCTTCCCAATCTGCTGCGATTGTTTATCACAGTCCTTATGGACACACGGCTAAAGTGGCAAACTTCATTGCCGAAGGCGCACAAAAAACTGGTGTCCAGGTGCATATGATGAATGTGGAACAGGTGGATTGGGAGGTGTTGGACGCTGCCGATGCAATTGTATTTGGCTGTCCGACCTATATGGGTAGTCTGACTTCTGCCATGAAGTTATTTATGGAGCAGTCGTCCAAGCGCTGGCTGGCACGTAGCTGGCAAGGCAAGCTGGCAGCAGCCTTTACCAATGGTGGTGGCTTAAGTGGGGACAAGCTGGCTGTCTTGCAGCAGATTAATCTGTTTGCGATGCAACATGGCATGTTGTGGTCAGGTCTACCGTTAATGCCGACAGGTCGTGCCACTACCGATCTGAATCGTATGTCGAGCTTTCTGGGTCTCATGACCCAATCTGATAATGCGCCTGTTGAAGTGACACCACCGGAAGGGGATTTACAAACCGCGATCTGGTTTGGTGAATATATTGCCTTGACACTGGCCCGTCTGAATCTGAAAGCCTAA
- the pgeF gene encoding peptidoglycan editing factor PgeF yields MQFVQGLPQGVYVGQTRVHHEQVQPSAQPELAGFNLALHVNDDAARVQKHRIQLLKDFQPFGVDKITWMTQTHSTICHTINEQMPFEALVGDGLVTQRKAHALMMMTADCLPVVLGNAEGTEVANLHAGWRGLAGGIVENTIAAMQSKPTWAWLGVAISQPCFEIGSEVKEAFCSKYPELDSAFQAGEQAGKYYADLYAIARYILQQQGVETVLGGDQCSYRQADEYFSYRREAKTGRMATFVFMA; encoded by the coding sequence ATGCAATTTGTACAAGGTTTGCCTCAAGGCGTTTATGTGGGTCAGACCCGTGTTCATCATGAACAGGTACAGCCTTCAGCCCAGCCAGAACTGGCCGGCTTTAACCTGGCTTTGCATGTCAATGATGATGCTGCACGTGTACAGAAGCATCGCATCCAGCTGTTGAAAGACTTCCAGCCTTTTGGTGTGGACAAAATTACCTGGATGACACAGACGCATAGCACCATTTGTCATACCATCAATGAGCAGATGCCTTTCGAGGCATTGGTCGGCGATGGCCTGGTCACACAGCGCAAGGCCCATGCCTTGATGATGATGACGGCAGACTGCTTACCTGTGGTACTGGGTAATGCTGAAGGCACTGAAGTAGCCAATCTGCATGCGGGTTGGCGTGGGCTGGCAGGCGGTATCGTTGAAAATACCATTGCCGCGATGCAATCCAAGCCTACCTGGGCGTGGCTCGGTGTAGCGATCAGCCAGCCTTGTTTTGAAATTGGCTCAGAAGTAAAAGAAGCTTTCTGTTCCAAATATCCTGAACTGGACAGTGCATTTCAGGCAGGGGAACAGGCCGGAAAATACTATGCGGATCTGTATGCGATTGCGCGTTACATCTTACAGCAGCAGGGTGTTGAGACTGTTTTAGGTGGCGATCAGTGTTCATATCGTCAGGCGGATGAATATTTTTCCTATCGCCGTGAAGCCAAAACCGGACGCATGGCAACATTCGTGTTTATGGCATGA
- the rluD gene encoding 23S rRNA pseudouridine(1911/1915/1917) synthase RluD, which produces MSQAQSSNSNIPDTDFNLLEDSEDADNHTSDATATRLSLQFQLDESYIGQRIDQIAAMVWSDFSREKLKQWIKDGNLLVNGQPVKPKFKSDGFETLTLNVELEAQTRSLPEDIPLDIVYEDDDIIVINKPVGMVVHPGAGNMTGTLVNALLHHYPKSSELARAGLVHRIDKDTSGLLVVAKNLEAQFALSKQLEKKTVYRVYDLIVYGNIIAGGTIDEPIKRHPVDRVKMAVLPGGKEAVTHYNVKERFQHFTRIQARLETGRTHQIRVHFSYLGYGLVGDQVYMPRVRMPAGASQLLDDTLRGFKRQALHAATLGLKHPRTKEEMTFNAPWPEDFANLVEVLRSENKAY; this is translated from the coding sequence ATGAGTCAAGCACAATCTTCCAATTCTAATATCCCTGATACTGATTTCAATTTACTTGAAGATTCTGAGGATGCAGATAACCATACTTCAGACGCAACTGCAACACGTTTATCGTTGCAATTTCAATTGGATGAAAGTTATATCGGGCAACGTATCGACCAGATTGCGGCCATGGTCTGGAGCGATTTTTCTCGAGAAAAGCTCAAACAATGGATCAAAGACGGCAATTTATTAGTGAATGGTCAACCAGTTAAGCCGAAATTTAAAAGTGACGGTTTTGAAACACTGACTTTAAACGTTGAACTGGAGGCACAAACTCGTAGCCTACCTGAAGATATTCCACTGGATATCGTCTATGAAGATGATGACATTATTGTCATTAACAAACCAGTGGGCATGGTGGTGCATCCGGGTGCAGGCAATATGACCGGTACGCTGGTTAATGCCTTGCTGCATCATTATCCGAAATCTTCTGAACTGGCGCGTGCAGGTTTAGTGCACCGGATCGATAAAGATACTAGTGGTCTATTGGTTGTCGCTAAAAATCTGGAAGCGCAGTTTGCGCTTAGCAAGCAGCTTGAGAAAAAGACCGTCTACCGTGTGTATGACCTGATCGTATATGGCAACATCATTGCCGGCGGTACCATTGATGAACCGATTAAACGTCATCCAGTGGATCGTGTGAAAATGGCAGTCCTGCCAGGCGGTAAGGAAGCGGTGACGCACTACAATGTGAAAGAACGCTTCCAGCATTTCACCCGTATTCAGGCACGTCTGGAAACCGGTCGTACGCACCAGATTCGTGTGCACTTTAGCTACCTGGGCTATGGTCTGGTGGGTGATCAGGTCTATATGCCACGTGTGCGTATGCCAGCCGGTGCTTCGCAATTGCTGGATGACACCTTGCGTGGTTTTAAACGTCAGGCACTGCATGCAGCGACTCTAGGCCTGAAACATCCACGTACCAAAGAAGAAATGACCTTTAATGCGCCGTGGCCAGAAGACTTCGCCAATCTGGTTGAAGTGCTGCGTAGCGAAAACAAGGCCTATTAA
- a CDS encoding outer membrane protein assembly factor BamD, whose protein sequence is MSLPHYKMTMLAVTLGIASAMVGCSSNPKKEVVDKGPESSEQVYIQKAQNALDRKQYTDAAKQLEALETYYPTSQYAPQAQLELLYVKFQQKDYEGAVALAERFIRLNPQHPNVDYAYYVRGVANMEQNYNGLLRYTSLKQSHRDVSYLKVAYQNFVDFIRRYPSSPYAVDAAQRMKFIGQELAESEMNAARFNIKRKAYLAAVERGLWVIEHYPQTPQIPEALATVAYGYDKLGDKATAQQYIEVLKLNYPGLVNADGTVNLRAARSEGSFFNRATLGIFGKEAKTVTDTSSQSSEDQAEKRSLTNRMTFGLLDRPKTTETELPEPTAE, encoded by the coding sequence ATGTCGCTACCACATTATAAAATGACAATGCTTGCTGTGACGTTAGGCATTGCATCGGCAATGGTAGGCTGTAGCAGTAATCCAAAAAAAGAAGTCGTGGACAAAGGTCCAGAATCTAGCGAACAGGTTTATATCCAAAAAGCACAGAACGCGCTAGATCGCAAACAATATACTGATGCAGCAAAACAGCTCGAAGCACTGGAAACCTATTATCCAACCAGCCAGTATGCACCGCAGGCGCAACTGGAACTGCTGTATGTCAAATTCCAGCAAAAAGATTATGAAGGTGCAGTGGCACTGGCAGAACGCTTTATCCGTCTGAATCCGCAACATCCAAATGTCGACTATGCTTACTATGTCCGTGGCGTAGCGAATATGGAGCAGAACTATAATGGCCTGCTGCGTTATACCTCACTAAAACAGTCACACCGTGATGTGAGCTACCTGAAAGTAGCTTACCAGAATTTTGTCGATTTCATTCGTCGCTATCCATCAAGCCCCTATGCAGTAGACGCTGCACAACGTATGAAGTTTATCGGTCAGGAACTGGCAGAAAGCGAAATGAATGCGGCCCGTTTCAATATCAAGCGTAAAGCATATTTGGCTGCTGTTGAACGTGGTTTATGGGTAATTGAACACTATCCACAAACGCCACAGATTCCAGAAGCGCTGGCAACCGTTGCTTACGGCTATGACAAGCTAGGTGACAAAGCCACAGCACAGCAATATATCGAAGTACTGAAACTAAACTATCCAGGTCTAGTGAATGCCGACGGTACCGTGAACCTGCGTGCAGCACGTAGTGAAGGCAGCTTCTTCAATCGTGCGACTTTGGGTATTTTCGGTAAAGAAGCCAAAACCGTGACCGATACGTCTAGCCAATCATCTGAAGACCAAGCAGAAAAACGCAGTCTGACCAATCGCATGACTTTTGGTTTACTCGATCGTCCTAAAACCACTGAAACTGAGCTGCCTGAACCGACTGCTGAATAA